In Balaenoptera musculus isolate JJ_BM4_2016_0621 chromosome 19, mBalMus1.pri.v3, whole genome shotgun sequence, one genomic interval encodes:
- the MARVELD3 gene encoding MARVEL domain-containing protein 3 isoform X1 has product MEHTSGNRESRARPRERDPDRHPRPNRDRHPERQRDRAGDRRRERNGGGRRDGDRDRGRDREPRQDRHRAGDHRSGEQRVWEQSRQSRTRDGPRRPTWDAAPPPWPAPWEIPDPPPLRKEGLGRRGPESEPTSGRYPLSTPRPGLEEVEYYQSEAEGLLECHKCRYLCTGRGVIQIVEVILNGMVLMCIVASYFVLAGFSASFASGGGFGNNYYSPFEGTELEQVRQLDQQYTILRAPLIYSGVAVSLGLGVLTLSVLLQGAKSLNRLPGKWLLLEAAFSLLAALGYCVGIGIYLHAALRINATDTCRTRERIYARRGLTWMNCQLAGTDGAAATFACLLVVMYGASVVMALRSYREQKRYKDSQEQHSNYNEAPEYLWSGIL; this is encoded by the exons ATGGAACATACGTCGGGGAATCGCGAGTCCCGGGCCCGGCCGAGAGAGCGGGACCCAGACCGGCACCCCCGCCCGAACCGAGACCGCCACCCCGAGAGACAGCGGGACAGAGCCGGGGACCGGCGCAGGGAGAGAAACGGGGGCGGGCGGAGGGACGGGGACCGGGACAGGGGGAGGGACCGGGAACCCCGCCAGGACAGACACAGAGCCGGGGACCATCGTAGCGGTGAACAAAGAGTTTGGGAACAATCCCGCCAGAGTCGGACGCGGGACGGACCCCGGCGGCCGACCTGGGACGCGGCCCCGCCCCCCTGGCCCGCGCCTTGGGAAATCCCGGATCCACCGCCCCTGCGGAAGGAGGGCCTCGGACGCCGAGGACCAGAAAG CGAGCCCACTTCAGGGAGATACCCGCTTTCGACCCCCAGGCCTGGACTCGAGGAAGTGGAATATTACCAGTCAGAGGCTGAAGGGCTCCTGGAATGCCACAAGTGCAGATACCTGTGCACCGGGAGAG GTGTGATACAGATAGTGGAGGTGATATTGAATGGGATGGTTCTCATGTGTATCGTGGCCTCCTACTTTGTCCTTGCTGGATTCAGTGCCAGCTTTGCCAGCGGCGGTGGCTTTGGGAACAACTATTACTCACCGTTTGAGGGCACTGAGCTGGAGCAGGTTCGGCAGCTGGACCAGCAGTACACAATCCTCCGGGCGCCCCTGATATACAGCGGCGTGGCTGTTTCTCTGGGGCTGGGAGTCCTCACCTTGAGTGTTTTACTCCAAGGGGCCAAGAGTCTAAACAGACTGCCGGGGAAGTGGCTCCTCTTGGAGGCCGCCTTCAGCCTCCTCGCGGCATTGGGCTACTGCGTAGGCATCGGCATTTACCTCCACGCGGCCTTGCGGATCAATGCCACAGACACCTGCAGGACAAGGGAGAGGATCTATGCCCGCAGGGGTCTCACCTGGATGAACTGCCAGCTGGCAGGCACTGATGGAGCGGCAGCCACCTTTGCTTGTCTGCTGGTGGTGATGTATGGCGCCAGCGTGGTGATGGCCCTGCGGAGCTACCGAGAACAGAAGCGGTACAAGGACAGCCAAGAGCAGCACAGCAATTATAATGAGGCACCAGAATACCTGTGGTCTGGGATACTCTGA
- the MARVELD3 gene encoding MARVEL domain-containing protein 3 isoform X2 produces MEHTSGNRESRARPRERDPDRHPRPNRDRHPERQRDRAGDRRRERNGGGRRDGDRDRGRDREPRQDRHRAGDHRSGEQRVWEQSRQSRTRDGPRRPTWDAAPPPWPAPWEIPDPPPLRKEGLGRRGPESEPTSGRYPLSTPRPGLEEVEYYQSEAEGLLECHKCRYLCTGRACCQMLEVLLNLLILACSSVSYSSTGGYTGITSLGGIYYYQYGGAYSGFDGADGEKAQQLDVQFYQLKLPMVTVAMACSGALMAFCCLLIAMGVLRVPWHCPLWLVIEGLLDVLIAGAYIPALYFYFHNLSAAYASPVCKEREALYQRKGYSGFSCSFHGGDIGAGIFAALGIGVFAVGAVLAIRGYRKVRKLKEKPAEILEF; encoded by the exons ATGGAACATACGTCGGGGAATCGCGAGTCCCGGGCCCGGCCGAGAGAGCGGGACCCAGACCGGCACCCCCGCCCGAACCGAGACCGCCACCCCGAGAGACAGCGGGACAGAGCCGGGGACCGGCGCAGGGAGAGAAACGGGGGCGGGCGGAGGGACGGGGACCGGGACAGGGGGAGGGACCGGGAACCCCGCCAGGACAGACACAGAGCCGGGGACCATCGTAGCGGTGAACAAAGAGTTTGGGAACAATCCCGCCAGAGTCGGACGCGGGACGGACCCCGGCGGCCGACCTGGGACGCGGCCCCGCCCCCCTGGCCCGCGCCTTGGGAAATCCCGGATCCACCGCCCCTGCGGAAGGAGGGCCTCGGACGCCGAGGACCAGAAAG CGAGCCCACTTCAGGGAGATACCCGCTTTCGACCCCCAGGCCTGGACTCGAGGAAGTGGAATATTACCAGTCAGAGGCTGAAGGGCTCCTGGAATGCCACAAGTGCAGATACCTGTGCACCGGGAGAG CCTGCTGCCAAATGCTGGAGGTTCTCCTGAACTTGCTGATCCTGGCCTGCAGCTCTGTGTCTTACAGTTCCACAGGGGGCTACACGGGCATCACCAGCCTGGGGGGCATTTACTACTACCAGTACGGAGGGGCTTACAGTGGTTTCGATGGTGCTGACGGGGAGAAAGCGCAGCAGCTGGACGTCCAGTTCTACCAGCTAAAGCTGCCCATGGTCACCGTGGCAATGGCCTGCAGCGGAGCCCTCATGGCCTTCTGCTGCCTCCTCATCGCCATGGGCGTCCTGCGGGTCCCGTGGCATTGCCCCCTATGGCTGGTGATTGAAGGCTTGTTGGACGTGCTCATTGCCGGGGCCTACATCCCAGCCTTGTACTTCTACTTCCACAACCTCTCGGCTGCCTACGCCTCTCCCGTGTGTAAGGAGAGGGAGGCGCTGTACCAGAGGAAAGGATACAGTGGCTTCAGCTGCAGTTTCCATGGGGGAGACATAGGTGCTGGAATCTTTGCCGCCCTGGGCATTGGGGTCTTTGCCGTGGGGGCCGTGCTGGCCATCAGGGGTTACCGAAAGGTTAGGAAGCTGAAAGAGAAGCCTGCGGAAATTCTGGAGTTTTAG